One genomic window of Amyelois transitella isolate CPQ chromosome 8, ilAmyTran1.1, whole genome shotgun sequence includes the following:
- the LOC132902005 gene encoding uncharacterized protein LOC132902005 → MSDNLAKVYKSNRGGLKLHYEGFSYYKNKVNNTKFYWCCDSRKHYIYKCCATLVTEVNSANDMIHNVLKCSNKHNHEPNPLDKEISDFRQKLKEDARTGLKVCQILQNNQSDCTPEFLDHLPSQSALKQVMYRARSKVPKKKEPTDILFEIDESEMQINGQCFVIKDRIYNNNKRILLLSTKNMMQLLQQADFWVLDGTFKIVPHIFQQLYTIHGNLSVTGNKTKTFPLLYCLCTNKDKKTYDMIFELLQEYGVENDLEFHPKICILDFEKAAIQSLKSNFENVILHGCHFHLGQILYRQVQQRGLTQRYASDIKFKTDVKCLLALSFLPPNEIPIYFNKLLVSYKDDDDIISLAHWFEENYVSGTCSAPARYIPEFWSCELINTLKLPRTQNSAEAWLGIITLTK, encoded by the exons atgtctgATAATTTAGCAAAAGTGTATAAATCCAATAGAGGtggattaaaattacattatgaaGGAttcagttattataaaaacaaagtgaACAATACTAAATTTTACTGGTGCTGTGATTCACGAAAACActacatttataaatgttgtgcaacATTAGTTACAGAAGTAAATAGTGCAAATGATATGatacataatgttttaaaatgcaGTAATAAGCACAATCATGAGCCAAATCCACTTGATAAAGAAATCTCGGATTTTAGGCAAAAATTGAAAGAGGATGCAAGAACCGGATTAAAGGTATGccaaattttgcaaaataatcAAAGTGATTGCACTCCAGAATTTCTAGATCATTTACCTAGTCAATCAGCTCTTAAGCAGGTGATGTATAGAGCTAGATCAAAGGTCCCAAAAAAGAAAGAGCCCactgatattttatttgaaatagatGAAAgtgaaatgcaaataaatggTCAATGTTTTGTCATCAAAGATCggatttacaataataataagcgAATTTTGTTACTGTCAACGAAAAACATGATGCAATTATTGCAACAAGCAGATTTTTGGGTCCTTGATGGTACATTTAAGATTGTGCCACACATATTTCAACAATTATACACCATACATGGTAATTTATCAGTAAcaggaaataaaacaaaaacgttCCCTTTACTGTATTGTTTATGCACAAACAAAGATAAGAAAACATACGACAtgatatttgaattattacaAGAATACGGAGTGGAAAATGATTTAGAATTTCAtccaaaaatatgtattttggaCTTCGAAAAGGCGGCaatccaaagtttaaaatctaattttgaGAATGTGATACTACATGGCTGCCACTTTCATCTCGGGCAAATATTATATCGGCAAGTTCAACAAAGGGGTTTAACACAAAGATATGCAAGtgatataaagtttaaaacagaTGTAAAATGTCTTTTGGCACTGAGTTTTTTGCCTCCGAACGAGAttcctatatattttaataaattactcgTCAGTTATAAag acgacgatgatattatttctttagccCATTGGTTTGAAGAAAATTATGTTAGTGGCACTTGCAGTGCCCCCGCAAGATATATTCCGGAATTTTGGAGCTGCGAGttgataaatacattaaaattgcCACGAACTCAAAATTCAGCGGAAGCTTGGCTTGGCATCATCACATTAACcaaataa